Proteins co-encoded in one Setaria viridis chromosome 9, Setaria_viridis_v4.0, whole genome shotgun sequence genomic window:
- the LOC117840093 gene encoding uroporphyrinogen-III synthase, chloroplastic isoform X1, translated as MCDFKFMVPSWKEKHNIQSLELPLIKHVDGPDTYRLPDVLRNDKFDWITISSPEAAAVFLQGWKAAGSPKVRVAVVGAGTAKVFDEVSQSDDQSLEVAFSPSKAMGEVLASELPRGSESTCKVLYPASAKASHEIQDGLSDRGFHVTRLNTYTTVPVEDVEPLTLKLAISAPVVAVASPSALKAWLKLISKVDNWNNSIACIGETTGSAAKKLGLKSIYYPTTPGLEGWVESILEALRGHRQLKEAPKC; from the exons GAAAAGCACAATATACAGTCTCTGGAACTTCCTCTTATTAAGCATGTTGATGGCCCTGATACATATAGGCTTCCAGATGTCTTACGTA ATGACAAGTTTGACTGGATTACTATAAGCTCTCCTGAGGCAGCTGCAGTGTTCCTTCAGGGATGGAA GGCAGCTGGAAGTCCTAAGGTGCGAGTAGCGGTTGTTGGAGCAGGAACTGCAAAGGTTTTTGATGAAGTATCACAGTCTGATGATCAATCTCTTGAGGTTGCATTTTCACCTTCCAAAG CTATGGGTGAAGTTTTGGCCTCAGAGCTTCCCAGGGGCAGTGAGAGTACATGTAAAGTGTTGTATCCTGCATCAGCAAAGGCAAGCCATGAAATTC AAGATGGGCTATCAGATCGAGGATTTCATGTGACAAGACTGAATACATATACAACC GTACCTGTTGAAGATGTCGAACCACTAACTTTAAAGCTTGCTATTTCAGCTCCAGTTGTTGCAGTAGCTTCTCCTTCCGCATTGAA GGCTTGGTTAAAGCTGATCTCAAAAGTCGATAACTGGAATAATTCCATCGCTTGCATTGGTGAGACCACTGGCTCTGCAGCGAAGAAATTGGGTCTGAAGAGCATATATTATCCAACAACCCCTGGACTTGAAGG GTGGGTTGAAAGCATTCTTGAAGCGCTCAGAGGCCACAGGCAATTAAAAGAG GCCCCAAAATGTTGA